In a genomic window of Nocardia fluminea:
- a CDS encoding biotin transporter BioY translates to MAQIAVFAALIAALGLPGAITVGFSGVPITLQTLGVILTGAILGARKGTAAVAVFIALTMIGLPLLSGGRTGLTALASPTAGYLIGWIPATLVIGALTAMILPKYPIVLGLLINALGGIVVIYLFGTAGLLVRTDLGLWAAVSANFAFVPGDLAKVVIATVVAKGVHRAYPGLIRA, encoded by the coding sequence ATGGCGCAGATCGCGGTCTTCGCGGCCCTGATCGCCGCGCTCGGGCTGCCCGGTGCGATCACCGTCGGGTTCAGCGGGGTCCCGATCACGTTGCAGACGCTCGGGGTGATTCTCACCGGCGCGATTCTGGGCGCGCGCAAGGGCACCGCCGCGGTGGCGGTGTTCATCGCGCTGACCATGATCGGGTTGCCGCTGCTCTCCGGTGGCCGTACCGGACTCACCGCGCTGGCCTCGCCGACGGCCGGTTACCTGATCGGCTGGATCCCGGCCACGCTGGTGATCGGCGCGTTGACCGCGATGATCCTGCCGAAGTATCCGATCGTGCTCGGTCTGCTGATCAACGCCCTCGGCGGCATCGTGGTGATCTACCTGTTCGGCACCGCGGGACTGCTGGTGCGCACCGATCTCGGTCTGTGGGCGGCGGTGTCGGCCAATTTCGCCTTCGTCCCCGGTGACCTGGCCAAGGTCGTGATCGCCACCGTCGTGGCCAAGGGTGTGCATCGCGCGTATCCCGGGCTGATCCGTGCCTGA
- a CDS encoding energy-coupling factor ABC transporter ATP-binding protein — MSEIVVDAVGHRFGERTVLRDIDLRITERRVGFIGANGSGKSTLARMLNGLLKPTTGTVTVDGLDVARKGAQVRRKVGFVFTDPDTQIVMPTVAEDLAFSLRRSGLSKADIAARVQRMLDRFGLAAHTDHPAHLLSGGQKQLLAIGSALIREPEVIVADEPTTLLDLRNARRVSQALNSLDQQVIVVTHHLGLLDGFDRVVVLDNGCVVFDGAPEAAIDAYRHLIE; from the coding sequence GTGAGCGAGATCGTCGTCGACGCGGTGGGGCATCGCTTCGGCGAGCGGACGGTGCTGCGCGATATCGATCTGCGGATCACCGAACGCCGGGTCGGCTTCATCGGCGCCAACGGGTCGGGCAAGTCGACGCTGGCGCGGATGCTCAACGGCCTGCTGAAGCCGACCACCGGCACCGTCACCGTCGACGGGCTCGACGTCGCCCGCAAGGGCGCGCAGGTCCGGCGCAAGGTCGGCTTCGTGTTCACCGACCCCGATACCCAGATCGTCATGCCGACGGTCGCCGAGGACCTCGCGTTCTCGCTGCGCCGCAGCGGCCTGAGCAAGGCCGATATCGCGGCTCGGGTGCAGCGGATGCTCGACCGTTTCGGCCTCGCCGCGCACACCGACCATCCGGCACACCTGCTCTCCGGCGGACAGAAACAGCTGCTGGCCATCGGTTCCGCGCTGATCCGCGAGCCCGAGGTGATCGTCGCCGACGAGCCGACCACGCTGCTCGATCTGCGCAACGCACGGCGGGTCTCGCAGGCCCTGAACTCCCTGGACCAGCAAGTGATCGTGGTGACCCACCACCTCGGATTGCTCGACGGGTTCGATCGAGTCGTGGTGCTGGACAACGGTTGCGTCGTTTTCGACGGCGCACCGGAGGCGGCGATCGACGCGTATCGGCACCTGATCGAATGA
- a CDS encoding energy-coupling factor transporter transmembrane component T family protein, which translates to MIGLYCPGDSPLHRMPAGVKLALLLVSILAMTVFVRDPLGVLVAAALVAGLFALARVSWRVAFAQVRPVLWMTAVIGVFQLLTTSPARAVVVCGVLLVSVALAALVTVTTRVSAVLDALTRALGPLRRIGVNPERVSLLLALAIRCVPLLAQIVGEVGEARRARGVSWSVTALVTPVLVRALRTADAMGEALAARGVDDD; encoded by the coding sequence ATGATCGGTCTGTACTGCCCGGGCGACTCGCCGCTGCACCGGATGCCCGCGGGGGTGAAGCTGGCGCTGTTGCTGGTCTCGATCCTCGCGATGACGGTGTTCGTCCGCGATCCCCTCGGCGTACTGGTCGCCGCCGCGCTGGTGGCCGGCTTGTTCGCGCTCGCGCGCGTCTCGTGGCGGGTGGCCTTCGCGCAGGTGCGCCCGGTGCTGTGGATGACGGCGGTCATCGGGGTGTTCCAGCTGCTCACCACCTCGCCGGCGCGGGCCGTGGTGGTGTGCGGGGTGTTGCTCGTGTCGGTCGCGCTCGCGGCACTGGTCACGGTGACCACGCGGGTGAGCGCAGTGCTCGACGCGCTGACGCGCGCGCTCGGCCCGCTGCGCCGGATCGGCGTGAACCCGGAGCGGGTGAGTCTGCTTCTCGCGCTGGCCATCCGGTGTGTTCCGTTGCTGGCGCAGATCGTCGGTGAGGTCGGCGAGGCGCGACGAGCGCGCGGGGTGTCGTGGTCGGTGACCGCACTGGTCACGCCCGTGCTGGTGCGGGCATTGCGGACCGCCGACGCGATGGGTGAGGCCCTGGCCGCCCGCGGCGTCGACGACGACTGA
- a CDS encoding TetR/AcrR family transcriptional regulator produces MARPRRSDDTRALLIEEGAADLLSNGYHGTGIKQVLDKVGVPKGSFYNYFDSKETFARAVIEHHSLCIQRNLADAFGSTADPLGGVRVFFARQTDEFVRTEFTGGCLLANLAAELEGSDVLREELSSAWVAWRDSVANALRAAQADGSVRGDIDAVDLADLLLESWEGAVIRMKLQRTVEPLHKCLRRLLDDYFRP; encoded by the coding sequence ATGGCACGACCACGGCGCAGTGACGACACCCGCGCACTCCTGATCGAGGAGGGCGCGGCCGATCTGCTGTCCAACGGCTATCACGGCACCGGCATCAAGCAGGTGCTCGACAAGGTCGGGGTGCCGAAAGGCTCGTTCTACAACTACTTCGACAGCAAAGAGACGTTCGCCCGAGCGGTGATCGAGCACCACTCACTGTGCATCCAGCGCAATCTCGCCGACGCCTTCGGTTCCACCGCCGACCCGCTCGGTGGCGTGCGCGTCTTCTTCGCGCGGCAGACCGACGAGTTCGTCCGCACCGAATTCACCGGGGGATGCCTGCTCGCCAACCTCGCGGCCGAGCTCGAGGGCAGCGACGTGCTGCGGGAAGAACTGTCGAGTGCCTGGGTGGCCTGGCGGGACAGTGTCGCGAATGCGTTGCGCGCCGCGCAGGCCGACGGCTCGGTGCGCGGCGATATCGACGCCGTCGACCTGGCCGACCTGCTCCTCGAATCCTGGGAGGGCGCGGTGATCCGGATGAAGCTGCAGCGCACCGTCGAGCCGCTGCACAAGTGCCTGCGACGTCTGCTGGACGACTACTTCCGGCCCTGA
- a CDS encoding SDR family NAD(P)-dependent oxidoreductase: protein MSTRKTAIVTGSSSGIGRDIARAFVRRGDNVVLNGRDAAKLAAVAEELGAPERTAVVVGDIGAPATGSALVAAAVERFGGVDVLVNNAGTFAAKPFTEVTADELAGYLDGNLKGTYFTTQAVVRRLREQGAGGSIVNIGTVLVTHAIADVPASAPLASKGAIHALTTSLAAELAADRIRVNAVAPGFVRTPLLAGGNETVFGGFALLDRLGDVTETTAAVLYLADAEFVTGHILPVDGGFISGRAA, encoded by the coding sequence ATGTCCACCAGAAAGACGGCCATCGTGACCGGATCCTCCAGCGGCATCGGGCGCGATATCGCCCGCGCCTTCGTCCGGCGCGGCGACAACGTCGTGCTCAACGGACGTGATGCCGCGAAGCTCGCGGCCGTGGCCGAGGAATTGGGCGCGCCCGAGCGCACGGCGGTCGTCGTCGGCGACATCGGCGCACCCGCCACGGGTTCGGCGCTGGTCGCGGCCGCGGTCGAGCGCTTCGGCGGGGTGGATGTGCTCGTCAACAACGCGGGGACGTTCGCGGCGAAGCCGTTCACCGAGGTCACCGCCGACGAGCTCGCCGGCTACCTCGACGGCAACCTGAAAGGCACCTACTTCACCACGCAGGCAGTGGTCCGACGGCTGCGTGAGCAGGGGGCGGGCGGCAGCATTGTCAATATCGGTACGGTGCTCGTGACGCACGCGATCGCCGATGTCCCGGCCTCGGCGCCCTTGGCCAGCAAAGGCGCGATCCACGCCCTGACCACGAGTCTGGCGGCCGAACTGGCCGCCGACCGGATTCGCGTCAACGCCGTGGCCCCCGGCTTCGTGCGCACGCCACTGCTGGCGGGCGGCAACGAGACCGTCTTCGGCGGGTTCGCCCTTCTCGACCGGCTCGGCGACGTCACCGAAACCACCGCGGCCGTGCTGTATCTCGCCGACGCCGAGTTCGTCACCGGCCACATCCTGCCCGTGGACGGCGGCTTCATTTCCGGCCGAGCGGCCTGA
- a CDS encoding tautomerase family protein, which yields MPYVNIKVTDEGVTTEQKSRLIKGVTDLLFDVLGKDPNLTFVVIDEVPLTDWGVGGLNVAEYRAQRAAEG from the coding sequence ATGCCGTACGTGAACATCAAGGTCACCGACGAAGGCGTCACCACCGAGCAGAAGTCGCGGCTCATCAAGGGCGTCACGGATCTGCTCTTCGACGTGCTCGGCAAGGATCCCAACCTCACCTTCGTGGTGATCGACGAAGTGCCGCTCACGGATTGGGGCGTGGGCGGCCTGAACGTCGCCGAGTACCGGGCCCAACGCGCGGCCGAGGGCTGA
- the speD gene encoding adenosylmethionine decarboxylase gives MTAEFTGWHVLAEFGGVDTALCDDLERLESALRESLIAAGVTICEVVHKKFDPQGVTVLALLSESHASIHTYPESGDIFVDVFTCGSIGAGATKAVELLRDKLSPTIVRMQTVQRGHGAEKIYEPVGDGLTRIWDLHEVIVDTNTPFQHMVIARTDQGISLFSDDDRQSTEFSQVTYHEAMMVPAFVLAEKLDRVLIIGSGEGVASQMSVAAGATLVDHVDIDQREVELCAEHLPYGYTTAELTAAVKHEGPVHVHYADGWDFLANAQEAGTRYDVIVIDLPDERVEDAQHNRLYESEFLSRCKALLAPGGVLSAQAGCATMWRNETLKRSWGRFHEQFATVVPYGSDEHEWTFLFGLNEKIEDPVRGMRDRLALLPYRAETIDARALERGAIEPYALRDR, from the coding sequence ATGACGGCGGAATTCACCGGTTGGCACGTGCTGGCCGAGTTCGGTGGCGTCGACACAGCCCTGTGTGACGATCTCGAACGACTCGAATCGGCGTTGCGTGAGTCCTTGATCGCGGCGGGCGTCACCATCTGCGAAGTCGTTCACAAAAAGTTCGATCCGCAGGGGGTGACCGTCCTCGCGCTGTTGTCGGAGTCTCACGCCTCGATTCACACTTATCCGGAGTCCGGCGACATCTTCGTCGACGTCTTCACCTGCGGCAGCATCGGTGCGGGCGCGACGAAAGCCGTCGAACTGCTCCGAGACAAGTTGTCCCCCACCATAGTTCGGATGCAGACGGTCCAGCGTGGCCACGGCGCCGAGAAGATCTACGAACCGGTGGGCGACGGCCTGACCCGGATCTGGGATCTGCACGAGGTGATCGTGGATACGAACACCCCGTTCCAGCACATGGTGATCGCGCGGACCGATCAGGGGATCTCCCTGTTCTCCGACGACGATCGCCAGTCCACCGAGTTCTCCCAGGTCACCTACCACGAGGCCATGATGGTCCCGGCGTTCGTGCTGGCGGAGAAGCTCGACCGGGTGCTGATCATCGGTTCCGGTGAGGGTGTGGCCTCGCAGATGTCGGTGGCGGCCGGGGCGACCCTGGTCGACCATGTCGACATCGATCAGCGCGAAGTGGAGCTGTGCGCCGAGCACCTGCCCTACGGCTACACCACCGCCGAGCTCACCGCCGCGGTGAAGCACGAGGGCCCTGTCCACGTGCACTACGCCGACGGCTGGGACTTCCTGGCGAACGCGCAGGAAGCGGGCACCCGCTACGACGTGATCGTCATCGATCTGCCCGACGAGCGCGTCGAGGACGCCCAGCACAACCGTCTCTACGAGTCGGAGTTCCTGTCCCGATGTAAGGCACTGCTCGCCCCGGGCGGCGTGCTGTCGGCCCAGGCCGGCTGCGCGACCATGTGGCGCAACGAGACGCTGAAGCGTTCGTGGGGTCGTTTCCACGAGCAGTTCGCCACCGTGGTCCCCTACGGCAGCGACGAGCACGAATGGACCTTCCTGTTCGGCCTGAACGAGAAGATCGAGGACCCGGTCCGCGGCATGCGCGACCGGCTGGCCCTGCTCCCCTACCGTGCCGAGACCATCGACGCGCGGGCGCTGGAGCGCGGCGCGATCGAGCCGTACGCCCTGCGCGACCGGTAG
- a CDS encoding type III PLP-dependent enzyme codes for MPESPYLVIDPERVRANYRTLDAAVAVGTRIRYAVKAAPVAELITLLDDEGAEFDVASIGEIEQCLGLGVVPERLCYGNPIKKSAHIARAFALGVRRYAFDTEDDLGRIAEHAPGSEVECRFLSSAPESRTPFGTKFGCSPAEALRLLVRARDLGLTVAGPYFHVGSQQLDPAAWRIGIEQAGAIVTALADKDIHVTAVNVGGGLPISYVDAAPGLDAIAATISAAAAEFLPAAIGLIVEPGRALVGNAGTVHAEVVGVRFAPDGRRWVYLDIGRYNGMAETENEYIAYRFVTDRDGDPVSEAVVAGPTCDGDDVLYQRTKVLLPTTLRAGDRIQILHTGAYTASYSSVSFNGFPPLTVHVSGAERE; via the coding sequence GTGCCCGAATCTCCGTACCTTGTCATCGACCCCGAGCGGGTCCGTGCCAACTACCGAACCCTCGACGCCGCCGTCGCTGTCGGCACCCGGATCAGGTACGCGGTCAAGGCGGCGCCGGTGGCGGAACTGATCACCCTGCTCGATGACGAGGGCGCCGAGTTCGACGTCGCCAGCATCGGCGAGATCGAGCAGTGTCTCGGCCTCGGCGTCGTGCCCGAGCGGCTCTGCTACGGCAACCCGATCAAGAAGAGCGCCCACATCGCGCGCGCCTTCGCCCTCGGCGTGCGCCGCTATGCCTTCGACACCGAGGACGACCTCGGCCGGATCGCCGAGCACGCGCCCGGCTCCGAGGTCGAGTGCCGGTTCCTGTCCTCGGCGCCCGAGTCACGGACCCCGTTCGGCACCAAGTTCGGGTGCTCGCCCGCCGAAGCCCTGCGGTTGCTGGTGCGCGCCCGCGATCTGGGCCTGACGGTCGCGGGCCCCTATTTCCACGTCGGTTCCCAGCAGCTCGACCCCGCGGCATGGCGGATCGGTATCGAGCAGGCCGGGGCGATCGTCACGGCCTTGGCGGACAAGGACATTCACGTCACGGCGGTCAATGTGGGCGGCGGTCTGCCGATCTCCTACGTCGACGCCGCCCCCGGACTCGACGCGATCGCGGCCACCATCAGCGCTGCCGCCGCCGAGTTCCTGCCCGCGGCCATCGGCCTGATCGTGGAACCCGGCCGCGCGCTGGTGGGTAACGCGGGCACTGTGCACGCCGAGGTCGTCGGCGTGCGTTTCGCGCCGGACGGCCGGCGCTGGGTGTATCTCGACATCGGCCGATACAACGGTATGGCCGAGACCGAGAACGAGTACATCGCTTACCGTTTCGTCACCGATCGCGACGGCGATCCGGTTTCGGAAGCGGTGGTCGCGGGTCCGACCTGTGACGGCGACGATGTACTGTATCAACGCACGAAGGTCCTTCTGCCGACCACGTTGCGAGCCGGTGACCGGATTCAGATCCTGCACACCGGCGCCTATACCGCGAGTTATTCGTCGGTGTCCTTCAATGGTTTTCCGCCCTTGACCGTTCATGTCTCGGGCGCTGAGCGAGAGTGA
- a CDS encoding DEAD/DEAH box helicase has translation MDLTDLLEIPGTDADALYESFAAWAAEQGTTLYPAQDEALMELASGSNVILSTPTGSGKSLVAVGAHLFAMANGQRSYYTAPIKALVSEKFFALCEVFGAANVGMVTGDAAVNADAPIICATAEILANLALREGAAAEVGQIVMDEFHFYADPDRGWAWQVPIIELPRAQFLLMSATLGEVDFFATDLQARTGRSTAVVAGTERPVPLTFSYVRTPITETLEELVTTHQAPVYVVHFTQAAALERAQALTSVNFASRAEKDAIAAAIGDFRFASGFGKTLSRLIRHGIGVHHAGMLPKYRRLVEKLAQEGLLKVVCGTDTLGVGINVPIRTVLLTGLTKYDGVRTRRLKAREFHQIAGRAGRAGYDTMGTVVVQAPEHEVENTRLIAKAGDDPKKQRKVVRRKPPEGFVSWSEETFDRLIAAPPEPMVSRFAVTNSMLLNVIARPGNCFSAMRHLLEDNHEPRPAQRKHILRALRLYRSLRDAGVVQQLSEPDAKGRMARLTVDLQRDFALDQPLSPFALAAFDLLDRESPTYTLDVVSLIEATLEDPRQLLMAQQHKARGAAVNEMKADGIEYEERMELLEEVTWPKPLAELIEPMFETYRAGHPWVSEFAPSPKSVVRDMIERAMTFAELISHYELTRSEGVVLRYLADAYRALRRTVPDAARTEDLDDLTEWLGELIRQVDSSLLDEWEQLTNPGAENDAQQVAFGAETVRPITANERAFRIMVRNAVFRRVELASRRRWYELDQLGTGPDWAEDFAPYFDEYATIGTGPDARGPQLFQVEQRPGFWHVRQVIDDPAGDHGWALTAIVDLEESDAAGEVVFDEVTVIAG, from the coding sequence GTGGATCTGACCGACCTACTGGAAATTCCCGGGACCGACGCCGACGCGCTCTACGAGTCGTTCGCGGCGTGGGCTGCCGAGCAGGGCACCACCCTGTATCCAGCGCAGGACGAGGCGCTGATGGAGTTGGCGTCGGGGTCCAATGTCATTCTGTCGACGCCGACCGGCTCCGGAAAGTCGCTGGTGGCCGTCGGCGCGCACCTGTTCGCCATGGCCAACGGGCAGCGCAGCTATTACACCGCCCCGATCAAAGCCCTGGTCAGCGAGAAGTTCTTCGCGCTGTGCGAGGTGTTCGGCGCGGCGAACGTCGGCATGGTGACCGGTGACGCGGCGGTCAACGCCGACGCCCCGATCATCTGCGCCACCGCGGAGATCCTGGCGAATCTGGCGTTGCGCGAGGGCGCGGCGGCCGAGGTCGGCCAGATCGTGATGGACGAGTTCCATTTCTACGCCGATCCGGACCGCGGCTGGGCCTGGCAGGTGCCCATCATCGAGCTGCCCCGCGCCCAATTCCTGCTGATGTCGGCGACATTGGGCGAAGTGGACTTCTTCGCCACCGATCTGCAAGCGCGCACCGGCCGCTCGACCGCGGTGGTCGCGGGCACCGAACGTCCTGTGCCCCTGACGTTCTCGTATGTGCGCACCCCGATCACCGAGACCCTCGAAGAGCTGGTGACCACCCACCAGGCGCCGGTCTACGTCGTGCACTTCACCCAGGCCGCCGCGCTCGAACGGGCGCAGGCCCTGACGAGCGTGAACTTCGCCTCCCGTGCGGAGAAGGACGCGATCGCCGCCGCCATCGGCGATTTCCGGTTCGCCTCCGGCTTCGGCAAGACATTGTCGCGGCTGATCCGCCACGGTATCGGCGTGCACCACGCGGGCATGCTGCCCAAGTATCGCCGTCTGGTGGAGAAGCTCGCCCAGGAGGGTTTGCTGAAAGTGGTGTGCGGCACCGACACCCTCGGCGTCGGCATCAACGTCCCGATCCGCACCGTGCTGCTCACCGGCCTCACCAAATACGACGGTGTACGCACCCGCAGGCTCAAAGCCCGTGAGTTCCATCAGATCGCCGGGCGCGCCGGGCGCGCGGGCTACGACACCATGGGCACCGTGGTGGTGCAGGCTCCCGAGCACGAGGTCGAGAACACCCGCCTCATCGCCAAGGCGGGAGACGACCCGAAGAAGCAACGAAAAGTGGTGCGCCGCAAGCCCCCGGAGGGTTTCGTGTCGTGGAGCGAGGAGACCTTCGACCGGCTGATCGCCGCTCCGCCGGAGCCGATGGTGTCGCGCTTCGCGGTGACCAACTCGATGCTGCTCAATGTGATCGCTCGCCCGGGCAACTGCTTCTCCGCGATGCGCCACCTGCTCGAGGACAATCACGAGCCGCGGCCCGCGCAACGCAAGCACATCCTGCGAGCCCTGCGCCTGTACCGTTCGCTGCGCGATGCCGGTGTGGTGCAACAGCTGTCCGAACCGGACGCGAAGGGCCGGATGGCACGGCTCACCGTCGACCTGCAACGCGATTTCGCGCTGGATCAGCCGCTGTCGCCGTTCGCGCTGGCCGCGTTCGACCTGCTCGATCGCGAAAGTCCCACCTACACACTCGATGTCGTCTCCCTGATCGAAGCCACCCTCGAGGATCCGCGCCAGCTGCTGATGGCCCAGCAGCACAAGGCCCGCGGTGCCGCCGTCAACGAGATGAAGGCCGACGGGATCGAATACGAGGAGCGGATGGAGCTCCTCGAGGAAGTGACCTGGCCGAAACCCCTGGCCGAGCTGATCGAGCCGATGTTCGAGACCTATCGAGCCGGCCACCCCTGGGTGTCGGAATTCGCGCCGTCGCCGAAGTCGGTGGTGCGCGACATGATCGAGCGTGCGATGACCTTCGCCGAGCTGATCTCACACTACGAACTGACCCGCTCCGAAGGCGTCGTGCTGCGCTACCTCGCCGACGCCTACCGTGCCCTGCGCCGCACCGTGCCCGACGCCGCCCGCACCGAGGATCTCGACGACCTCACCGAATGGCTCGGCGAACTGATCCGCCAGGTCGACTCGAGTCTGCTCGACGAGTGGGAACAGCTGACCAACCCCGGCGCGGAGAACGACGCCCAGCAGGTCGCGTTCGGCGCCGAGACGGTGCGCCCGATCACCGCCAACGAACGCGCCTTCCGGATCATGGTGCGCAACGCCGTGTTCCGCCGGGTGGAGCTGGCGTCGCGACGACGCTGGTACGAACTCGATCAGCTCGGCACCGGCCCCGACTGGGCCGAGGACTTCGCCCCCTACTTCGACGAGTACGCCACGATCGGCACCGGCCCCGACGCGCGCGGCCCACAGCTGTTCCAGGTCGAGCAGCGGCCCGGTTTCTGGCATGTGCGCCAGGTGATCGACGACCCGGCGGGCGATCACGGCTGGGCGCTGACGGCGATCGTGGATCTCGAGGAGTCCGACGCCGCGGGCGAGGTCGTGTTCGACGAGGTCACAGTCATAGCGGGTTGA
- a CDS encoding PAC2 family protein, translated as MDDQSHMYELEFPAPQLSSDDGAGPVLVHGLEGFTDAGHAVRLATTHLRESLESELVASFDVDELLDYRSRRPLMTFKTDHFADYAEPELNLWALRDTAGTPFLLLSGLEPDLRWEKFTTAVRLLAEQLGVRRTIGLSAIPMAIPHTRPLGVTAHSSDRSLIGEHQRWPGELQVPGSASSLLEYRMAQHGHESLGFSVHVPHYLAQTDYPEAAQTLLENFAENAGLDLPLSALGEAAARVREQVAEHIAGNEEVETVVTALERQYDSFVTAQERQSSLLAADGELPSGEELGAEFERFLAEQGGYDDTEGDGKA; from the coding sequence ATGGATGACCAGTCGCATATGTACGAACTGGAGTTCCCGGCGCCGCAGTTGTCCTCGGACGACGGTGCGGGCCCCGTCCTGGTGCACGGTCTGGAAGGTTTCACCGACGCCGGGCACGCCGTGCGTCTGGCGACGACCCATTTGCGCGAGAGCCTCGAATCGGAACTGGTCGCGTCCTTCGACGTCGACGAGTTGCTCGATTACCGTTCGCGCCGTCCGCTCATGACGTTCAAGACCGACCATTTCGCCGACTACGCGGAACCGGAATTGAACCTGTGGGCGCTGCGCGACACCGCGGGTACCCCGTTCCTGCTGCTCTCGGGCCTGGAACCGGACCTGCGCTGGGAGAAGTTCACCACCGCGGTGCGGCTGCTGGCCGAACAACTCGGCGTGCGCCGCACGATCGGTCTGTCGGCGATTCCGATGGCGATCCCGCACACCCGTCCGCTGGGTGTCACCGCGCATTCCTCGGATCGTTCGCTGATCGGCGAGCACCAGCGCTGGCCCGGTGAGTTGCAGGTACCGGGTAGCGCGTCGTCGCTGCTCGAGTACCGGATGGCTCAGCACGGCCACGAATCGCTGGGTTTCTCGGTGCACGTGCCGCACTACCTGGCCCAGACGGATTACCCCGAGGCCGCGCAGACGCTGCTGGAGAACTTCGCCGAGAACGCCGGCCTCGACCTCCCGCTCTCGGCGCTGGGTGAGGCTGCCGCGCGTGTGCGCGAGCAGGTCGCCGAGCACATCGCGGGCAACGAGGAAGTGGAGACGGTCGTCACAGCGCTGGAGCGCCAGTACGACAGTTTCGTCACCGCACAGGAACGCCAGTCCAGCCTGCTCGCCGCCGACGGTGAACTGCCCAGCGGCGAGGAGCTCGGTGCGGAGTTCGAGCGCTTCCTGGCCGAGCAGGGTGGCTACGACGACACCGAGGGCGACGGTAAGGCGTAG
- a CDS encoding sensor domain-containing protein, whose amino-acid sequence MNVARTTPIRAGDPGSRRWWPVLAAVSFALTGCAQSVSGTPVAESAVSVRRIEGSLAELLPEPSRFPARYPAVVLPPQAATAAAGDLDGVGAGATVNPSTCTPPEPEPGGEPAAVAVGTDDASRSTLTVELSRSAEPVAALRDQLGECGLIQVRRAGAASTVTTALDRVSPAGTDDAIALRRTVVPEVGGAGLTQTMQTSIGQIGDVRITVTSMTFGAGQPDTAAVDEMFATTAAAVRGS is encoded by the coding sequence GTGAACGTGGCGCGAACGACACCGATCCGCGCGGGTGATCCGGGCTCGCGCCGCTGGTGGCCGGTGCTGGCTGCCGTGTCGTTCGCGCTCACCGGCTGCGCGCAGAGCGTCAGTGGGACACCGGTCGCCGAGAGCGCGGTGTCGGTGCGCCGGATCGAGGGTTCGCTGGCCGAGCTGCTGCCCGAGCCGTCGCGGTTCCCGGCCCGGTATCCGGCGGTGGTGCTGCCCCCGCAGGCAGCGACCGCGGCCGCGGGCGATCTCGACGGCGTGGGGGCGGGCGCGACCGTGAACCCGTCGACGTGCACGCCGCCCGAGCCCGAGCCCGGCGGGGAGCCCGCGGCGGTGGCGGTCGGGACCGACGACGCGAGCCGTTCCACGCTGACCGTCGAGCTGTCGCGCAGCGCCGAACCGGTGGCAGCGCTGCGCGATCAGCTCGGCGAGTGCGGGCTGATCCAGGTCCGGCGGGCGGGGGCGGCGTCCACCGTCACGACCGCGCTCGACCGGGTGAGTCCCGCCGGTACCGACGATGCGATAGCGTTGCGGCGCACTGTGGTTCCCGAAGTCGGTGGTGCCGGGCTGACACAGACGATGCAGACGTCGATCGGGCAGATCGGCGACGTGCGCATCACGGTGACATCGATGACTTTCGGTGCGGGACAACCGGATACAGCCGCGGTGGACGAGATGTTCGCCACCACCGCCGCGGCCGTACGCGGTAGCTGA